In the genome of Methanococcoides burtonii DSM 6242, the window GTGCTAATTCGACAGCACCAGGAGATCCTGGCAAACAAAATACAGCAGATCCACCCATAATGCCTGCATCAGCACGCGTCAGCATAACTGCTGGTCCGATCTGTTCAGTGCTTTTGTACCTGAAAAGTTCACCAAATCCAGGCATCTGCTTTTCAAACATTGGTACTATGGACTCAATGGTCACATCAGAAGGGGTCAGCCCAGTTCCGCCAGTAGTAATTACAATATCTGCACCTTTTAGTATCGCTTCAGTGACAGCTTCTTTTATAGCAGACATTTCATCCGAAACAAGACAATAATCAACTAAATTGTGTCCATTTTCTTCGACCAGGTCCATCATAATTTTGCCGGAAATATCATCAGCACCCACAGGAGATGTGCCTGAACCATACTTTTCATACCTTGAGGTAGAAATGGAGATTATCGCAAATTTAAAGGCTTTAACTGCGTCTTTCTTGTGTTGATTGGAGACAGTATTCATAATAAAAGTATGTATAATGTGCTATATATGGATTTCCAGGAACGTCATTCCATATATAAGCAGAAACGGTCATTTCAAAAGCTAATTATACTTGATGCGCCATAATGAAAAATTCATCAAAACAATATATCATGATTCTATTGATAAGACTTATAAACCCCTAAGTAATAGGGGGATGCACCATTGACACATTAACAATTTAAAGAATTTCAAGACGCACTACTTCAGGTCAGGATAACCTTCTAAAAAAGATAAGAATTTGACAGTGCGTTCTTAGATCACAATAAATCACAATAATCTATTTCAAGGAGGCTTAAACTCATGGTAAGAAAACCAGCAAGTATGTATAGAAATGTGAAGTCACGCTCATTCACCAGAAGGAAATATATGGGCGGTGTACCGGGCAGTCAGGTCATTCACTTCGATATGGGAAACAAGACCGCTGACTTCCCAGTAAAGATAACACTTTTAGCAGATGAAAGATGCCAGATAAGACACACAGCTCTTGAAGCTGCACGTATCACTGCTAACAGAGCAATGACAACAGCAGCAGGACGTTCCGGCTTCCATATGAAGCTCAGGGTTTACCCACACGAGGTTCTGAGAGAGAACAAGCAGGCAACCGGCGCAGGAGCAGACCGTGTATCAAGTGGAATGAGAGCTGCATACGGAAAGAATGTCAGTACTGCTGCAAGGGTATCCGCAAGACAGAAGATCTTTACGATCTCAGTCAACAAAGAGCACTTCATCATTGCAAAGGATGCTTTGAGAAGGGCTGGCCAAAAATTACCAACTCCTGTCACGATCGTAGTAGATCAAGGCCAGGAACTGGTAAGATAAATATATTTCAATATAACAAGAGGGTATCAAAATGGATGATTACGAAACGATGTTGAATAGGGCTATTGAAAATCTCCCTGATGTGGAAACTACGGACGTCCGTTTCGTAATTCCAGAACCCAGGATCTTCATAGAAGGTAAAACCACCGTGCTGGAGAACTTTGCCAACATCGCAGATGTTCTGAACAGGGACCCAGACCATCTTATGAAATACCTTACCAGAGAAATGGGTACTGCGGCCAAACTCGAAGGCAGCCGTGCCATATTCCAGGGAAAGTTCCCGAAAGAGAACATAAAGTCGAACATCGATGCATATGTGGAAGAGTACGTAATATGCTCCGAATGTAACCGCCCTGATACCCAGCTTGTCAAATCTGACAGAGTCATTATTTTAAAGTGTTCTGCTTGTGGAGCACATCGCCCTGTCAAGAAGAGGCGAACTACAATTGCCACACCACGTGACGCAGTTGAAGAAGGTGAGGAATATGAAGTAAGAATAGATGCTGTCGGTTCAAAAGGCGATGGTATTGCTAAACTTGCTAAATTTACCATATTCGTACCTGGCGCCACAAAAGGTGATGTCCTGAAGATCAAGATCAAGAGGATCAGTGGGAACCTCGCATTTGCAGAAC includes:
- a CDS encoding translation initiation factor IF-2 subunit beta produces the protein MDDYETMLNRAIENLPDVETTDVRFVIPEPRIFIEGKTTVLENFANIADVLNRDPDHLMKYLTREMGTAAKLEGSRAIFQGKFPKENIKSNIDAYVEEYVICSECNRPDTQLVKSDRVIILKCSACGAHRPVKKRRTTIATPRDAVEEGEEYEVRIDAVGSKGDGIAKLAKFTIFVPGATKGDVLKIKIKRISGNLAFAERV
- a CDS encoding MogA/MoaB family molybdenum cofactor biosynthesis protein gives rise to the protein MNTVSNQHKKDAVKAFKFAIISISTSRYEKYGSGTSPVGADDISGKIMMDLVEENGHNLVDYCLVSDEMSAIKEAVTEAILKGADIVITTGGTGLTPSDVTIESIVPMFEKQMPGFGELFRYKSTEQIGPAVMLTRADAGIMGGSAVFCLPGSPGAVELALSKIILPEVGHIIKHIR
- a CDS encoding 50S ribosomal protein L16, translated to MVRKPASMYRNVKSRSFTRRKYMGGVPGSQVIHFDMGNKTADFPVKITLLADERCQIRHTALEAARITANRAMTTAAGRSGFHMKLRVYPHEVLRENKQATGAGADRVSSGMRAAYGKNVSTAARVSARQKIFTISVNKEHFIIAKDALRRAGQKLPTPVTIVVDQGQELVR